A single region of the Saprospiraceae bacterium genome encodes:
- a CDS encoding sulfatase-like hydrolase/transferase: protein MMMINLRTKQPGIVAIALITMLLFSSCGENQPSDQEKGNEAPPNFVLLMSDDQGWDEVGYNGHPHLKTPVLDEMARQGLRFDRFYAGHSSCSPTRGSFLTGRHPNRYGTFSPNWSIRPEEITIAQLLSKAGYATAHFGKWHLGPVKADSPTSPGAMGFDEWLSHDNFFEINPVLSRNGGAPQSFEGEGSQLIVDEAIKFMEKAKQKNQPFLVVIWYGSPHEPYSGLPADLALYDKLPADYAQQSVKLTSNETGEQVDRPLREVLQERYAEITAMDRSIGVLRNYLKDKGLRDNTLLWFCGDNGTPPSAARTGMSLRGQKGTLYEGGIRVPGLIEWPKYIKEARTTQLNAVTSDIFPTLCALTAQPLPERPLDGISLAPLIKGAMQDREAPLVFWHFETNKVFNEESQPYIDPQLQEGTLPLVKIMDGKFTRSFRNLHYPGISEGHAGGARTMIDKQYKLLIDAHGGDKPIIELFDLRNDPAEENNLASLHPAIVETMQQQLILWQQSVLLSLTGQDYR, encoded by the coding sequence ATGATGATGATAAATCTAAGAACAAAGCAGCCAGGAATCGTAGCCATCGCCCTAATAACGATGTTGTTATTTTCTTCTTGCGGGGAAAATCAGCCGTCGGATCAGGAAAAGGGAAACGAAGCTCCCCCCAATTTTGTGCTACTGATGAGTGACGACCAAGGTTGGGATGAAGTCGGTTACAATGGCCATCCACACCTAAAAACGCCCGTACTGGATGAAATGGCCAGGCAAGGCTTACGCTTTGACCGATTTTATGCCGGCCATTCATCCTGTTCGCCTACGCGAGGCAGCTTTCTAACAGGACGTCATCCAAACCGCTATGGCACTTTTTCTCCTAATTGGTCTATCCGACCAGAGGAAATCACCATAGCACAGCTCTTAAGTAAAGCGGGGTATGCAACTGCTCATTTTGGTAAGTGGCACCTGGGGCCAGTAAAGGCAGATTCACCCACCAGTCCCGGCGCTATGGGATTTGACGAGTGGCTTTCTCATGACAATTTTTTTGAAATAAACCCTGTTCTGTCTCGGAATGGTGGCGCACCACAGTCATTTGAAGGAGAAGGGTCTCAACTCATTGTTGATGAGGCCATCAAGTTTATGGAAAAAGCCAAACAGAAAAACCAACCCTTCTTAGTGGTCATTTGGTATGGCTCTCCTCATGAGCCTTATAGTGGATTACCAGCAGACCTGGCTTTATATGACAAACTCCCGGCCGATTATGCGCAGCAATCGGTTAAATTGACCTCTAATGAAACCGGAGAGCAGGTGGACCGCCCATTACGTGAAGTACTACAAGAGCGTTATGCAGAAATAACAGCCATGGATCGATCTATTGGTGTTTTGCGCAATTATCTAAAAGACAAAGGATTGCGCGACAACACCCTGCTATGGTTTTGTGGTGATAATGGTACCCCTCCTAGTGCTGCCCGAACGGGGATGAGCTTGCGCGGACAAAAGGGAACCCTATACGAAGGAGGTATCCGTGTACCAGGCCTCATCGAGTGGCCTAAGTATATCAAGGAGGCTAGAACCACTCAACTTAACGCTGTCACGAGTGATATTTTTCCTACCCTATGTGCTTTGACAGCGCAACCTTTGCCCGAACGGCCTTTGGACGGCATCAGTTTAGCGCCTTTGATTAAAGGGGCCATGCAAGATCGTGAGGCGCCTCTTGTCTTCTGGCATTTTGAAACAAACAAAGTGTTCAATGAGGAATCCCAGCCCTATATCGATCCCCAACTCCAGGAAGGCACCCTGCCGCTGGTCAAGATCATGGACGGCAAATTCACCCGTTCTTTTCGCAATCTCCACTATCCTGGCATTTCGGAAGGCCATGCGGGTGGAGCACGGACCATGATAGACAAGCAGTATAAGTTGCTAATAGATGCCCATGGAGGCGATAAACCGATCATCGAATTATTTGATCTTAGGAACGACCCGGCCGAGGAGAACAACCTGGCGTCCCTTCATCCAGCTATCGTTGAGACCATGCAACAACAACTTATTCTCTGGCAGCAATCCGTCTTGCTTAGTTTAACAGGCCAGGATTACAGATAG
- a CDS encoding metalloregulator ArsR/SmtB family transcription factor: MGLTKTENFTTEQNELATIAKALGHPARIAIIQYLLKVNSCICGEIVEEVQLAQPTISRHLKELKALGIIKGTIEGTSVNYCIDASKWREIQSLLNDLFDTYVLDQNCEC; the protein is encoded by the coding sequence ATGGGACTAACCAAAACTGAAAACTTCACCACTGAACAAAACGAACTGGCTACGATTGCCAAAGCACTCGGTCATCCAGCCCGTATCGCCATCATTCAGTATTTGCTGAAAGTGAATTCCTGTATTTGTGGAGAAATAGTGGAGGAAGTTCAATTGGCTCAACCAACCATCTCCAGGCATCTCAAAGAACTGAAGGCGCTCGGAATTATCAAAGGGACCATAGAGGGGACGAGTGTAAATTATTGCATTGATGCTTCAAAATGGAGGGAAATCCAATCTTTGCTCAATGACTTATTCGATACTTACGTATTGGATCAAAATTGTGAGTGCTAA
- a CDS encoding SdiA-regulated domain-containing protein, whose translation MRKRIIWSTLLVGLIACSNQIANNSSSESETLNEVTLPSTPENYALGYNLGAPDVTMKLSKKLEEISGLSMSKDGQQLVAIEDENGKVYLLDKTTGEIQQDFTFWKSGDYEGVEVVGSDIYVLKSSGTLYRISKPGETDQVVEKYNNVLDQDNDVEGLAYDQANHRLLLACKAKAGDGEAFQAKKGIYAFDLQTLTLQENPAYVISLPDIHDYLETAPAIRKLEKLAEMFAPGQSDLTFAPSGIAIHPITKDIFIISSVGKVLLVLSASGKLLHIEKMSKEVHPQPEGICFDEKGNLYIANEGKGGTGKIFRFDYSH comes from the coding sequence ATGAGAAAAAGGATCATTTGGTCGACCTTACTCGTCGGCCTTATAGCATGTAGCAACCAAATAGCAAATAATTCATCCTCCGAATCCGAAACTTTAAATGAGGTTACACTCCCCTCTACGCCAGAAAATTACGCACTGGGATATAATTTAGGCGCGCCCGATGTAACCATGAAGCTTTCAAAAAAACTGGAAGAAATTTCGGGACTGAGTATGAGTAAGGATGGGCAACAGTTAGTGGCTATTGAAGACGAAAATGGCAAAGTTTATCTACTAGATAAGACGACAGGGGAAATCCAACAAGATTTCACCTTTTGGAAGTCAGGAGACTACGAAGGTGTTGAGGTCGTTGGCTCCGATATTTATGTTTTAAAAAGCTCGGGCACCTTATACCGGATTTCAAAACCAGGCGAAACGGACCAAGTGGTTGAAAAATACAATAATGTTTTGGACCAAGACAATGATGTCGAAGGCCTTGCCTACGACCAGGCGAATCACCGCTTATTATTAGCATGCAAAGCCAAGGCGGGGGACGGAGAGGCTTTCCAGGCGAAAAAAGGCATTTACGCTTTTGATCTGCAAACGCTCACACTACAAGAAAACCCTGCTTATGTGATTAGTCTTCCTGATATTCACGATTACCTAGAGACCGCACCAGCCATTCGGAAATTGGAAAAACTAGCAGAAATGTTTGCTCCGGGTCAATCTGATTTGACTTTTGCACCTTCGGGCATTGCCATCCATCCAATTACCAAGGATATTTTTATCATTTCTTCTGTTGGAAAGGTACTTTTGGTTCTAAGTGCTTCGGGTAAACTCCTGCACATTGAAAAAATGAGTAAGGAAGTACATCCCCAACCAGAAGGCATTTGTTTCGATGAAAAAGGCAACCTTTATATTGCTAATGAAGGTAAAGGCGGCACAGGAAAAATATTTCGATTTGATT
- a CDS encoding M28 family metallopeptidase: MKKSNRLILIWSFFIFIINMQAQNNNGFSPREIGQQIKLEGVFQGFPSPEGFKEHLQQLTKEPHVAGTAANNRVADYLVEAMTKAGLKVERHPYDIYLPQGPGDIRIELVTPLRLPLNNKEDILTEDPFSKHPNIDPGWNAYSGSGDVTAEVVYANFGRKEDFEQLAEMGVSVKGKIVIARYGGNFRGYKAKFAEAAGAAGLIIYTDPADNGYMKGLVYPEGPNFNESTIQRGSVLTLDFTGDPLTPFEPALPLDGDKKVERLDPKTVALHTIPVTPIPYGSAKEIFSRMAGRPVPRGWQGGLPYPYRLEGGAALTVRLKVDQPMAQTRIQNVVGTLEGSQYPDEWIILGSHYDAWAFGATDPNSGTAMLLSVADALGKLVEAGYKPKRTIKIAHWDAEEFGIIGSTEWVEEFKEELTKKAIAYFNADGACTGLNFGGAASPSLKNLLIEATKVVAYPKGEQSVYEHWLERASDKSKGPNIGNLGGGSDHLPFYAHVGIPSLGASMSGPSLYHSGYDDFYWYKTFSDPDFVSGPTLAKVFGVMALRLANANILPLDVERYGIDLELHLANAEKEIQTYIQGYSLAALKEQAKALTEKGKKYNEIKAEKMERSAMQKVNWQPINAALIRLERSFIDPEGMAYGKWYQSLYASSDPYSGYASWMLPGFLYEASLKSTVNLPSLEKRYAAALKTLDDRIEEVMRWVKR; this comes from the coding sequence ATGAAGAAAAGCAATAGGCTAATACTTATTTGGTCATTTTTTATTTTTATCATTAACATGCAAGCCCAAAACAACAATGGTTTTTCCCCACGAGAAATAGGTCAACAAATAAAGCTGGAAGGCGTTTTCCAAGGTTTTCCCTCTCCTGAGGGTTTCAAGGAGCATTTGCAACAACTAACCAAGGAACCTCATGTGGCAGGTACAGCAGCCAACAACCGGGTCGCCGACTACCTCGTAGAAGCCATGACGAAAGCTGGCTTAAAAGTGGAGCGACATCCTTATGATATTTATCTACCACAAGGACCTGGTGATATACGCATTGAACTGGTGACGCCACTCCGCTTGCCACTCAACAATAAAGAGGACATACTGACAGAAGATCCCTTCTCCAAGCACCCCAATATTGATCCGGGCTGGAATGCCTACTCTGGTTCGGGAGATGTAACGGCAGAAGTCGTTTACGCTAATTTTGGCCGAAAGGAAGACTTTGAACAGCTCGCCGAAATGGGCGTTTCTGTCAAGGGCAAAATTGTTATTGCCCGCTACGGAGGGAATTTCCGAGGTTACAAAGCCAAATTTGCCGAAGCAGCGGGTGCGGCAGGCCTCATCATTTATACCGACCCTGCCGATAACGGTTATATGAAAGGCTTGGTGTACCCCGAAGGTCCTAATTTTAACGAAAGTACCATCCAAAGGGGCTCCGTTTTGACGCTCGATTTTACGGGCGATCCCTTGACGCCCTTCGAACCGGCCTTGCCCCTGGATGGCGATAAGAAAGTCGAACGGCTCGACCCCAAAACGGTGGCGTTGCATACCATTCCCGTTACGCCTATCCCTTATGGATCAGCTAAGGAGATTTTTTCTCGAATGGCGGGGCGCCCCGTCCCCCGTGGCTGGCAAGGGGGCTTACCTTACCCCTATCGGCTTGAAGGAGGGGCGGCGCTTACGGTCCGACTAAAGGTGGACCAACCTATGGCTCAGACCCGCATCCAAAATGTCGTAGGGACCTTGGAAGGTAGTCAGTACCCTGATGAGTGGATTATCCTCGGCAGCCATTATGACGCCTGGGCTTTTGGTGCCACAGACCCTAATAGCGGAACGGCCATGTTGCTATCGGTAGCCGATGCGCTAGGCAAATTGGTGGAAGCGGGGTATAAGCCTAAACGAACCATCAAAATAGCCCATTGGGATGCCGAGGAGTTTGGCATCATCGGCTCCACCGAGTGGGTGGAAGAATTTAAAGAAGAATTGACTAAAAAAGCCATCGCTTATTTCAACGCAGATGGCGCCTGCACGGGGCTGAACTTTGGCGGAGCCGCCAGCCCCTCACTCAAGAACCTCCTCATCGAAGCAACCAAGGTCGTAGCCTACCCCAAAGGAGAACAAAGCGTTTATGAACATTGGTTGGAACGAGCCAGCGACAAAAGCAAAGGCCCGAATATTGGCAACCTGGGGGGCGGCTCAGATCACCTTCCCTTTTATGCACATGTTGGCATTCCCAGCCTGGGAGCAAGTATGAGTGGCCCTAGCCTCTATCATTCAGGCTATGATGATTTCTATTGGTACAAAACATTTAGCGATCCTGATTTCGTTAGCGGTCCAACCTTAGCCAAGGTCTTTGGTGTGATGGCCTTGCGTTTGGCAAATGCCAATATCTTGCCCCTGGATGTGGAGCGTTATGGCATCGATTTGGAATTACATCTAGCCAATGCGGAAAAAGAAATTCAAACCTATATTCAAGGGTATTCACTGGCTGCCTTAAAGGAACAGGCGAAAGCACTCACTGAAAAAGGCAAAAAATATAATGAGATAAAAGCTGAAAAAATGGAACGTTCTGCCATGCAGAAAGTCAATTGGCAGCCCATCAATGCCGCCCTGATTCGCCTCGAACGCTCCTTTATTGATCCCGAAGGGATGGCTTATGGCAAGTGGTACCAGTCACTCTATGCTTCTTCTGATCCCTATAGCGGTTATGCATCCTGGATGCTTCCTGGCTTCCTTTACGAGGCTTCGCTGAAATCAACGGTTAATCTTCCTTCACTGGAAAAGCGATATGCTGCTGCACTCAAAACCCTGGATGATCGAATAGAAGAAGTCATGCGCTGGGTAAAAAGATAA
- the lgt gene encoding prolipoprotein diacylglyceryl transferase yields the protein MVAFISVKLQLQTTTNYMQDFLLVIDWNASPEIVSIGPITLRWYGLLFATGFLLGLMIVTRMFKAEKAPEEWLDKIFVYMIVGAVLGARLGHVFFYEWDYYSKHLLEIPQVWRGGLASHGGAIGVITALYIFSRRVSKRPLLWILDKVAVPTGLAGFLIRLGNLMNSEIVGKPSDAPWAFNFLKNPAVAGTPVHPVQLYESISYLLSFFILYYVYWFTNKKDKLGYVFGLFMVLIWGSRIFMEYFKRSQGGFETAFGNALSTGQLLSIPFVLIGFYFMFRPTPAKH from the coding sequence GTGGTAGCATTTATTTCCGTCAAACTACAATTACAAACAACCACCAACTATATGCAAGATTTTTTATTAGTCATTGATTGGAATGCTTCTCCCGAGATTGTAAGTATTGGCCCGATTACCCTTCGCTGGTATGGTTTGCTTTTTGCCACGGGCTTTTTGTTGGGCTTGATGATTGTAACGCGGATGTTCAAGGCGGAAAAGGCGCCAGAAGAATGGTTGGACAAAATCTTCGTTTATATGATCGTGGGTGCTGTGCTGGGCGCTCGACTGGGACACGTGTTTTTTTATGAATGGGATTATTATTCCAAACACCTGCTAGAGATTCCACAAGTATGGCGTGGCGGCTTGGCAAGCCATGGCGGCGCCATTGGTGTCATTACAGCCTTGTATATTTTCTCCCGACGGGTCTCCAAGCGTCCGCTATTATGGATATTGGATAAAGTAGCTGTGCCAACTGGACTGGCCGGTTTCTTGATAAGACTAGGCAACCTGATGAATTCTGAAATCGTAGGAAAACCCTCTGATGCGCCTTGGGCTTTTAATTTTTTGAAAAATCCAGCGGTAGCAGGCACCCCGGTCCACCCTGTTCAGCTGTATGAATCAATCTCTTACCTACTCTCTTTTTTCATTCTGTACTACGTCTATTGGTTTACTAACAAAAAGGACAAGCTCGGTTATGTCTTTGGTCTATTCATGGTCTTGATTTGGGGCTCCCGCATTTTCATGGAATATTTCAAACGCAGCCAAGGAGGCTTTGAGACGGCTTTTGGCAATGCCTTAAGTACCGGCCAACTCTTGAGTATTCCTTTTGTTTTAATTGGGTTTTATTTTATGTTCAGGCCAACGCCTGCGAAACATTAA
- a CDS encoding protein-tyrosine-phosphatase translates to MNKIYPLLNDYIEKLIEESDLIPEPRKELLAQLAAYIRKKSANDDPIALNFICTHNSRRSHLSQIWAATAANYYGLDNISTYSGGTEATAFNPRAVAAMERVGFKIENPNGHNPHYLVSFSPNGPVLECFSKTFDDAFNPQKDFAAIMTCSDADENCPFIPGAELRLPLTYNDPKEADDTPEETARYDERVRQIGREIFYALVLV, encoded by the coding sequence ATGAATAAAATATATCCTTTGCTTAATGATTATATTGAGAAACTCATTGAAGAAAGTGATCTCATCCCAGAACCGAGAAAAGAGTTGTTAGCGCAATTAGCAGCGTATATCCGTAAAAAGAGCGCAAATGACGATCCTATTGCCCTTAATTTTATTTGTACCCATAATTCCCGGCGCAGTCACCTCAGTCAAATTTGGGCGGCAACCGCTGCAAATTATTATGGTCTGGACAACATTTCGACCTACTCCGGAGGAACGGAAGCTACTGCGTTTAATCCCAGAGCGGTAGCCGCTATGGAGCGTGTCGGTTTTAAGATTGAAAACCCCAATGGGCACAACCCGCATTATTTGGTTTCCTTTTCACCGAACGGCCCTGTTTTGGAATGTTTCTCCAAAACGTTTGACGATGCTTTTAACCCGCAAAAGGATTTCGCCGCCATCATGACTTGTTCGGATGCAGATGAAAATTGCCCCTTCATTCCAGGAGCTGAGCTTCGTTTGCCACTGACGTACAATGACCCAAAGGAAGCCGATGATACCCCCGAAGAAACAGCCCGATATGACGAGAGGGTCCGGCAAATCGGAAGGGAAATCTTTTATGCTTTAGTGCTTGTTTAG